ATCGGTGCCTCGCCGCTGGAGAAATTTTGGATGGAGGAGGTAAAGCGGGAGCTGAAGCCTCTGGCCGAGCGGATAGAGCTCGTCTGGTATTCGGATCTGTCATTCGAGGAGATCCTGAAACGCGCGTCAAAGCTCCCGCCACACACCGCGCTGTTCTGGGGTCTGATGTCTGTCGACGCGGCTGGGGTCGTCCACGAGAGCGACATCGCCCTGCGCAGCCTGCGCGCAGTCGCGAATGCCCCGATCTTTTCCTACCAGGAGCCATTCTTCGGCGACGGCACGGTCGGGGGACCAATGCATACGATTGCTGCAACGAGTTCGAGGACCGTCAGCGCCACGATTGGCATTCTCGGCGGTGCAAAACCGGCGGGCATCAGCTTTGAGCCGCTCGAATTCGCCACGCCGAAATACGATTGGCGAGAGTTGCAGCGCTGGGACATCAGCGAGAGTCGCCTGCCTCCCGGCAGCGAGATCGTGTTTCGCGAGCCGAACATCTGGGTGCGCTATCGCTGGCAGATGTTGATGATCACGGCGGTATTCCTGGTGCAGGCGGGTCTCATCAGCGGGTTGCTGCACGAGCGTCGCCGCCGCCGAGTCGCCGAAGTGGAATCGCGCCAGCGGCTTACTGAGCTCGCCCACGTCAATCGCTATTCAACTGTCGGCGAGCTCACGACCTCGATCGCCCACGAACTGAACCAGCCGCTCGGCTCTATCCTGACGAATGCCGAGACGGCGGAACTCATGCTGAGGGGCAATTCGCCGGACATTGACGAAATTCGCCAGATTCTCGCCGACATCAGGCGCGATGACCAACGGGCGAGCGAGGTGATCCGCAGGTTGCGCAGCGTTCTGAAAAAGACGCCGTTTGAGGTCAAGGATATCGAGCTCAACGATACCGTCCGCGAAGCGATCGGTCTTGTGAAAGCCGTCGCCGACGGACGCCGCATCACGTTGAGCTATATGCCTGTCCTGGCTGATCTGCACGTCAAGGGCGATCCGGTCCAGCTTCAGCAGGTCATTCTCAACCTGATCATCAACGCGATGGATGCGATCTCCGATGCGGACACCGGAAAGCGAGAGGTCAGCGTCTCGACCCTGCGTGCCGGCAATCACGCTGAAATCAGGATTGCCGATACCGGGCCGGGAATGGCCGCCTCCGATCTCGCAAACGTCTTCGATCCGTTCTTCACGACCAAACCGCAAGGCATGGGCATGGGGCTCGCGATCGCCAGAACCATCATCGAGGCCCATCACGGCGCGATTGACGCGGCGAACCAGCTCGCCGGCGGCGCGCTGTTCACGATCCGGCTTCCGAGAGCTCGGTAAGAGGCGGTCCCGGGACCTTGACCTCTGGGCCGGCAGGGGCAAGCCGTCTCGGCCTCATCGGGGAATGATAGTTCACCCTCGCGCTGCAGCAGCCACGATGACCTCGTTTCGTTGATCTCGATCAACAAACGCCTGCGCCCCGGCTCGATCTTCCCGCACTGGAAGTCCGAGGGAGGATGTGATGTTTCGCTGCGGCAAGACCCTGATGGCGCTTGCGCTCTTGATGGCGACTTCGGTCGCTGCAACGGCGCAGACCCCAACGACACCTGCGGCCCCCAGTCCGCAGGCCCAGCCCGCGAGCCCGCCTGCGCCGACTGCCGAGCTCTTGAAGCCCGAGCAGCTCGAGGCCCTCGTCGCGCCGATCGCGCTTTATCCCGACGAGCTCCTGGCCAATGTGCTGGCGGCCTCAACCTATCCGCTGGAGGTGGTGCAGGCCGACCGTTGGCTGAAGGAGCGCAAGAGTCTCAAAGGTGACGCGCTGAAGACGGAGGTGGACAAGCAGGGCTGGGACGACAGCGTCAAGGCGCTCGCCAGCACCGCTTCCGTCCTGACCATGATGAACGACCAACTCGACTGGACCCAGAAGCTCGGCGACGCCTTTCTTGCCCAGCAACCCGATGTGATGGATGCGATCCAGCGCCTGCGCACCAAGGCCTACGACAACAAGAAGCTGGTCACCACCAAGCAGCAGAAGATCAGTGTCCAGTCTCAGGAGGGCAAGCAGGTCGTCGTGATCCAGCAGGCCGACCCCGCGGAGATGTACGTGCCTTATTACGATCCGGCGACGGTCTATGGCAGCTGGCCCTATGCGGAGTATCCGCCCTATTATTGGGGTTACCCGTCCTATATCGGCGCCGGCGTGATCGCGGCCGGCCTCGCCTTCGGCACGGCCTGGGCGATCGGGCGTTGGGGCAATTACTGGGGCGGCGGCTGCAACTGGGGGAACCGCAACGTCTACGTCAACCATCGCACCACAAACATCGGCAACGGCTGGCAGCACAATCCGGCGCATCGCCAAGGCGTGCGCTACAACAACACCAATGTTCAGCAGCGTTTCGGCAACAACAACATCAGGGCCGGCGCGTCGGACCGGATGGATTT
This genomic stretch from Bradyrhizobium sp. CCGB12 harbors:
- a CDS encoding HAMP domain-containing sensor histidine kinase, with translation MSRGTSIDRVRPWAATALFCFGLLVALCLSAGRAGAVERSPRGELKRVLVLHSFGRDFRPWSEYARDIKAELERQSPWPLDIQEHALLTARFNNPGPEAPFVDYLQSLYQGAMPDVVLTIGAPAARFAQRYRARLFPNTPLILSAVEHRLINRADLSDNDVVVSIRNDFLAAFDNILQVLPDTKTVMVVIGASPLEKFWMEEVKRELKPLAERIELVWYSDLSFEEILKRASKLPPHTALFWGLMSVDAAGVVHESDIALRSLRAVANAPIFSYQEPFFGDGTVGGPMHTIAATSSRTVSATIGILGGAKPAGISFEPLEFATPKYDWRELQRWDISESRLPPGSEIVFREPNIWVRYRWQMLMITAVFLVQAGLISGLLHERRRRRVAEVESRQRLTELAHVNRYSTVGELTTSIAHELNQPLGSILTNAETAELMLRGNSPDIDEIRQILADIRRDDQRASEVIRRLRSVLKKTPFEVKDIELNDTVREAIGLVKAVADGRRITLSYMPVLADLHVKGDPVQLQQVILNLIINAMDAISDADTGKREVSVSTLRAGNHAEIRIADTGPGMAASDLANVFDPFFTTKPQGMGMGLAIARTIIEAHHGAIDAANQLAGGALFTIRLPRAR
- a CDS encoding DUF3300 domain-containing protein, translating into MFRCGKTLMALALLMATSVAATAQTPTTPAAPSPQAQPASPPAPTAELLKPEQLEALVAPIALYPDELLANVLAASTYPLEVVQADRWLKERKSLKGDALKTEVDKQGWDDSVKALASTASVLTMMNDQLDWTQKLGDAFLAQQPDVMDAIQRLRTKAYDNKKLVTTKQQKISVQSQEGKQVVVIQQADPAEMYVPYYDPATVYGSWPYAEYPPYYWGYPSYIGAGVIAAGLAFGTAWAIGRWGNYWGGGCNWGNRNVYVNHRTTNIGNGWQHNPAHRQGVRYNNTNVQQRFGNNNIRAGASDRMDFRGRDGNQVLRPNQGAGDRAGDRAGDRGGPGDRAGDRAGDRAGDRAGNRGDRPGGGDRAGASDRAKGGGDRAKGGGDRAKVGGDRAKAANRAGGGAANRGGGGNRGGAMNVSSGRSAAAASARGRSSMASMPRGGGGPSMAGRGGGGGMAMRGGGGGGGFRGGGGGGGRGGGGGRRSDIALKHDVVLLGHLGNGLGYYRFSYIGSDKAYVGVMAQEVEQVMPAAVTRGSDGYLRVYYEKLGLKFRTYGDWRASGAKIPAEVTP